The Planctellipticum variicoloris DNA window ATTCGCAGAACCACATCGACTACGCCCGGCGGATGTGCGGCTGGGAAATGACGGAGCGGCTGATTGACGAGGCCTTCCGCCCGGAACACGTCTGGGACCGGGAGGCGACCCGCCGCGATCTGTTCCACATCTTCCGCCGCTCCGGCCGGCGCGTCACCCGGCAGGACATGGACACCACCGACTGGCAGGAGTGGAAAGTCGAGCTGAACCAGAAACTCGACCAGGCGATCGCGTTCTTCTATGGCAACTTCGTGCACGGCGTCCGTCGCTGCGTCATCGACGGCATCGAGCCAGTCGAGAAGGTCAGCGAGTCGTTTCAGTTCCACGTCTTCGACTACATCTACCACCAGATCCTGCATAAGGACGCCGACTGGGTCGCACGAGATCTGTTCCGGGTCCACTTCCGCGAGCAGGAACCGCAGATCCAGTCCCGGATGTACGACCACCGCGAACTGGCCTGCCTGATGCTCTACACCTCGCACGAGGTCCTCCTGGACCAGCTCCTCTCCCGACCGATCGAGAGCGGCGACGAACTGGCCAACGCCAACACGATCATCCTGATGGGCAAGATCCGCGACGGCGTCAAGATGCGGCGGGCGCTCCACGTCGCCAAGCACCGGGGCAGCGCCTGCGACGACTCCATCGTCCCCTTCGAAATCGGCGACAAAGGCCTGACGCTCCTGCACGAGTGAAAGCAGAGAGCATGCGGCAGCCTTTCATCGGCGATCCGCAATCAGCGATCAGCCCACTTCTCTGGCGATTCGCGATTCCCTATTCGCTGCTCCGGCAACGACGAAAGCAGAATGCCGGAAAGATCACGAATACCGGCAGCAGATCCTTGCCCGCGGCCAGCGTCTCGGCCACTGACAAATCACAAAAAACAAATGACAAACCACATTCTCTCCGCAACTTCCGCCGGGCCGCGGCGAGAATAGACCGACCCACCCGTTCTGGAGAGGCCGCTGCGGCTTCACGGGTGACACGATCTTCCCGTTCCGGGCCGCGGAATCAGGAGCTTGCCATGAGTCGCTGGGACCAGGAATACCGCGCGCTGCCCGAACCGGCGCGACAGGCCGTCAATGAACTGACAAACGGGATCTTCCGGCTGCAGTCCGGATTCGCGGGGAAGATCGACCCCCGTCTGCAACCGGAACTGGCCGCGCAATGGCTGGAGATCCGCAATCAGATCCTCGCCAACCGGCAACGATTCGCCCAGTGGCTCCAGGGAGCAATCTCCGGCGTCATGAATTTCGCGCCGGCCGCGATGATCCTGAAGGCGCTCGATACCGCCCCGGGTTGGATTCGCACGGC harbors:
- a CDS encoding TIGR02594 family protein codes for the protein MRQPFIGDPQSAISPLLWRFAIPYSLLRQRRKQNAGKITNTGSRSLPAASVSATDKSQKTNDKPHSLRNFRRAAARIDRPTRSGEAAAASRVTRSSRSGPRNQELAMSRWDQEYRALPEPARQAVNELTNGIFRLQSGFAGKIDPRLQPELAAQWLEIRNQILANRQRFAQWLQGAISGVMNFAPAAMILKALDTAPGWIRTARGELGIHEIKGATHNPRIMDYIRTCSNIQQTDAQRRYVEREGEEGVEWCSAFVNWCLRQNGIAGTDNALASSWQNWGTALTGPKRGAIVGFNWTGGKSIAHVAFCDEENGKFFMLGGNQTDTNSGGRVSRVNFSKTSARYYRWPPGVPQ
- a CDS encoding RAD55 family ATPase; this encodes MAERISTGLAELDRMLGGGLLPGTMTVVMGATGVGKTQLGVHFLDAGRRQEGEPGIVFDMTSRGDSQNHIDYARRMCGWEMTERLIDEAFRPEHVWDREATRRDLFHIFRRSGRRVTRQDMDTTDWQEWKVELNQKLDQAIAFFYGNFVHGVRRCVIDGIEPVEKVSESFQFHVFDYIYHQILHKDADWVARDLFRVHFREQEPQIQSRMYDHRELACLMLYTSHEVLLDQLLSRPIESGDELANANTIILMGKIRDGVKMRRALHVAKHRGSACDDSIVPFEIGDKGLTLLHE